One Ochotona princeps isolate mOchPri1 chromosome 29, mOchPri1.hap1, whole genome shotgun sequence genomic region harbors:
- the PSMD9 gene encoding 26S proteasome non-ATPase regulatory subunit 9, producing MSDKEATSSGEAPQARADTISDIQELIRRKEELEAQIKAYYDVLEGQKGVGMDEPLVDCEGYPRADVDLYQVRTARHNIICLQNDHKAVMKQVEEALHQLHAHDKEKQARDMAEAQREAMSHKLGHPESHNPPEAFARVNSVSPGSPASTAGLQVGDEILEFGSVNAQNFQSLHHISSVVQHSEMKPLAVTVLRQGQRHQLRLVPKRWTGKGLLGCNIVLLQR from the exons ATGTCTGACAAGGAGGCGACGTCGAGCGGGGAGGCCCCTCAGGCCCGTGCCGACACCATCAGCGACATCCAGGAGCTGATCAGGCGCAAGGAGGAGCTCGAGGCGCAGATCAAGGCCTACTACGACGTGCTGGAGGGC CAAAAAGGAGTTGGAATGGACGAGCCGCTGGTGGACTGTGAGGGCTACCCCCGGGCCGACGTGGACCTGTACCAAGTCCGCACCGCTAGGCACAACATCATCT GCTTGCAGAATGATCACAAGGCGGTGatgaagcaggtggaggaggCCTTGCACCAGCTGCACGCTCACGACAAAGAGAAGCAGGCTCGGGACATGGCTGAGGCCCAGCGAGAGGCCATGAGCCACAAATTGGGCCACCCCGAGAGCCACAATCCACCTGAGGCCTTTGCCAGAGTGAACAGCGTCAGCCCCGGCTCGCCAGCCAGCACTGCG GGTCTGCAGGTGGGTGATGAGATTCTGGAGTTTGGCTCTGTGAACGCCCAGAACTTCCAGTCACTGCATCACATCAGCAGTGTGGTGCAGCACAGTGAGATG aagcccctggctgtgACAGTGCTCCGCCAAGGACAGAGACACCAGCTCAGACTCGTGCCAAAGCGCTGGACTGGGAAGGGACTGCTGGG CTGCAACATTGTCCTTCTGCAGAGATGA
- the HPD gene encoding 4-hydroxyphenylpyruvate dioxygenase, producing the protein MGFEPLAYRGLETGSRQVVSHVIKQGQIVFVLSSALNPGNREMGEHLVTHGDGVKDIAFEVEDCDYIVQKARERGAKILREPWVEQDKFGKVKFAVLQTYGDTTHTLVEKMNYTGRFLPGFEAPLSKDPLLSKLPHCSLETIDHIVGNQPEHEMESASDWYLKNLQFHRFWSVDDTQVHTEYSSLRSIVVANYEESIKMPINEPAPGRKKSQIQEYVDYNGGAGVQHIALKTADIITAIRHLRARGMEFLAVPATYYKQLRENLKSAKIRVQESIDVLEELKILVDYDEKGYLLQIFTKPMQDRPTLFLEVIQRHNHQGFGAGNFNSLFKAFEEEQNLRGNLTDMEANGVTRGM; encoded by the exons ATGGGTTTCGAGCCGCTGGCCTACAGGGGCCTGGAGACTGGGTCCCGACAGGTGGTCAGCCACGTGATCAAGCAGGGGCAG ATCGTGTTTGTCCTGTCCTCGGCACTCAACCCTGGGAACCGAG AGATGGGCGAGCACCTGGTGACACACGGCGACGGGGTGAAGGATATTGCTTTCGAGGTGGAAGACTGTGACTACATTGTGCAG AAAGCCCGGGAACGGGGCGCCAAAATCCTCCGGGAACCCTGGGTGGAGCAAGACAAGTTTGGGAAGGTGAAGTTTGCTGTGTTACAGACG TACGGGGACACCACTCACACCCTGGTGGAAAAGATGAACTATACTGGCCGCTTCCTGCCCGGATTTGAGGCCCCGCTGTCCAAAGATCCCCTCCTTTCCAAGCT GCCCCACTGCAGCCTGGAGACCATTGACCACATTGTAGGAAACCAGCCAGAACATGAGATGGAGTCGGCCTCGGACTG GTACCTCAAGAACCTGCAGTTCCACCGCTTCTGGTCTGTGGACGACACGCAGGTGCACACAGAGTACAGCTCTCTGCGTTCCATCGTGGTGGCCAACTACGAGGAGTccatcaaaatgcccatcaacgaGCCGGCGCCCGGCCGGAAGAAGTCACAGATCCAG GAATATGTGGACTACAATGGGGGCGCCGGCGTCCAGCACATTGCTCTCAAGACGGCGGACATCATCACGGCG ATCCGGCACCTGAGAGCCAGGGGCATGGAATTCTTGGCCGTGCCGGCCACCTACTACAAGCAGCTGCGGGAGAACCTCAAGTCAGCCAAGATCCGTGTCCAGGAGAGCATCGATGTCCTGGAG GAGCTGAAGATCCTGGTGGACTACGACGAGAAAGGCTACCTCCTGCAGATCTTCACCAAGCCCATGCAAGACCGGCCCACGCTCTTCCTGGAAGTCATCCAGCGCCACAACCACCAG GGATTCGGAGCCGGCAACTTCAACTCCCTGTTCAAGGCCTTCGAGGAGGAGCAGAACCTGAGGGGCAACCTCACCGACATGGAGGCCAACGGGGTGACGCGCGGCATGTAG